The genome window GGCCCAGGACATCATGGCCTCCCGCAGCCGCACCGCCGCGCCCCACGGCGGCAAACGCGCCAGCCACCCCTACCTCCTCCGGGGAGCCTTCAGTTGCTCGGACTGCCGGCGGAAGATGGAGGGCCACTGGGCTCACGAGGAGGCGTACTACCGCTGCCGATTCCCAGCCGAGTACGCCCAGGCCAACACGATCCAGCACCCGCGCAACATCTACTTGCGGGAGCGGGACGTCCTCGGACCGCTTGACCACTGGCTCGCGAAGGTGTTCTCCCCGCACCGCATCGATGGCACCATCGATCTCCTGGCCGAGAGCGCCCAGGCCCCGGCAGACGATCAAGCGGTCCGCGCCGACAGGGCCAAGCGCACCCTCGCCGATTGCGACCGGAAGCTGACCACCTACCGCGCGGCCCTTGAGGCCGGCGCCGACCCGGTTGTGGTCACCGAATGGATCGCCCAGACCCAGGAGGTCCGGGCCCGTGCCGAATCCGAACTCCGGGCCGTCCAGGCGGCGCGGGCCGGCCAACTCACCCGTGATGACGTCGCAGCCCTGGTCCGGGCCAACACGGACTTGGTGGAGATCCTGCGAGTCGCCGAGCATGCGGATCGGGCAGCCCTGTACGAGCAACCTGGCTTGATGCTGACCTACGACCACGGAAAGCAGAAAGTGCTGGTTGAGATGAATCTCAACCAGCACTTGGCGTCACCCCGTGGGGCAACTGTTTGTGTCCGAGGGGGGACTTGAACCCCCACGCCCGATAAAGGGCACTAGCACCTCAAGCTAGCGCGTCTGCCATTCCGCCACCCGGACTAGGTGGTGTCCGCTCGACCGGACCTTCCGGTGCTCGGCCGCGCTGACATGGATAACTGTAGCAAAGGATGGCTTGAGGGCCCAAAAGCCTGGGGGTGTGGGGGTGGCCGGTGGGTGGACGGCTGGGATCGGGGAGGTTGTCGGGTGAATTCCTTGGGGGAACGAAGGGGGTGGGGGAGGATGGCGGCACGTGGCCTGGATGGCCGGTGGGACGAGGAGGGTGCATGAGCGAGGCGCGGGTGACCGGAGAGTCCGAGGTCGCGGAGATCTGCAGGGACCTGATCCGGATCGACACCAGCAACTACGGGGACCAGCCGGGGCCGGGGGAGCGGGCCGCGGCGGAGTACGTGGCCGAGCAGCTGGCCGAGTTCGGGCTGGAGCCGCAGATCTTCGAGTCGGCCAAGGGGCGCGCCTCGACGGTGGTGCGGATCGAGGGCGAGGACCGGTCGCGGCCGGGGCTGCTGATCCACGGGCACACCGACGTGGTGCCGGCCAATGCGGAGGACTGGACGCACCACCCGTTCTCGGGGGAGATCGCGGACGGCTGCGTCTGGGGTCGCGGCGCGGTCGACATGAAGGACATGGACGCGATGACGCTGGCGGTGGTGCGCGACCGGCTGCGCACCGGCCGCAAGCCCCCGCGCGACCTGGTGCTGGCGTTCCTGGCCGACGAGGAGGCCGGCGGCACGTACGGTGCGCGGTTCCTGGTGGACAAGCACCCGGACCTGTTCGAGGGCGTCACCGAGGCGATCGGCGAGGTCGGGGGGTTCTCGTTCACGGTGAACGACAAGGCGCGGCTCTACCTGGTCGAGACGGCCGAGAAGGGCATGCACTGGATGCGGCTCACGGTCGACGGCCGGGCCGGGCACGGCTCGATGATGAACAACGACAACGCGATCACCGAGCTGTGCGAGGCGGTGGCTCGGCTGGGCCGGCACGAGTTCCCGCTGCGGATCACCAAGTCGGTGCGGTCCTTCCTGGACGAGCTGTCGGACGCGCTGGGCGTGCCGCTCGACCCGGAGAACATGGACGAGACGCTGCGGGTGCTCGGCGGGATCGCCAAGATGATCGGCACCACGCTGCGCAACACCGCGCAGCCGACCATGCTGGGCGCCGGCTACAAGGTGAACGTGATTCCGGGTCAGGCCACGGCGCACGTGGACGGGCGGTTCCTGCCCGGCTACGAGGAGGAGTTCCTGGCCGAGCTGGACGCGGTGCTCGGTCCCCGGGTGAAGCGGGAGAGCCTGCACCACGACAAGGCGATCGAGACCGACTTCGACGGTCCGCTGGTGGCGGCGATGCAGTCCGCGCTGCGGGCCGAGGACCCGATCGCCCGGGCGGTGCCGTACTGCCTGTCCGGCGGCACGGACGCCAAGTCCTTCACCGACCTGGGCATCCGGTGCTTCGGCTTCGCGCCGCTGCAGCTGCCGCCGGGGCTGGACTTCGCCGGGATGTTCCACGGCGTGGACGAGCGGGTGCCGGTGGAGGGGCTCAAGTTCGGGGTCCGGGTGCTGGACCGGTTCATCGACGCCTGCTGAGGTCCTGGGCCGTCGTACGCGTGTTGAATTCTCTGATTTTCCGTCGATAAGGCGAGCGAATCATCACCGGTAGGAGTGAATGACGATCTGCCTCCGTTCCCCCATTCGGCAGAGCGTCGTTCACTCCTATGGCGGCAGGGATGACCTGGCCGCCCGGAAAATCAGGAGGAATGCATGAACGTCAAGAAGATCGCGGCTGTGGCGGTTACTGCCGGTGGCCTGATGCTGGCCGGTGCCGGCGTCGCCGCGGCGAACGGCGGCGCGGGTGCCCAGGGTGCCGCCACCGACTCGCCCGGCGTGGTCTCCGGCAACCTGGTCCAGGTTCCGGTGCACGTGCCCGTCAACATCTGCGGCAACACCGTGAGCGTGATCGGCCTGCTGAACCCGGCGTTCGGCGACGCCTGCTTCAACGGCTGACCAAGAGCCGGAACACCGAGGGGCGCCCCAGGCGGGGCGCCCCTCTCGGCGTTTCAAACCACCCGATCGAGTGACTGACCGCCGGTTGGCTCAACCTTTTGGGAGAACACTCGTTGAACTGTGGGCGGTAAAAGCATTCGTCGGAATTTCCGACCATCACATGTCAGGGGTACGTATGCGACAGGTTGCCAGAAAAGGAATCCTCACGGCGATGACCGCCGGCACCGTGCTGGCCTCGACCGCCGGTTACGCCTACGCGGCGGGTGCCGACGCGGAGGGTGCGGCGGCCGGATCGCCGGGAGTGGGCTCCGGCAACACCGTCCAGGTCCCGGTGGACGCGCCGATCAACGTCTGCGGCAACACGGTGGACGTGGTCGGCCTGCTCAACCCGGCCTACGGGAACCAGTGCGGCAACTCCAGTGCCCCGGCCCACCACCAGGGCGGCGGCTCCCAGAACGGCGGCTCGCAGAACGGTGGTTCGCAGGGCGGCAGCGGCTCGCAGAACGGTGGTTCGCAGGGCGGCGGTGCGCAGAACGGTGGCTCCCAGGGCGGCGGTGCGCAGAACGGTGGCTCGCAGAACGGCGGCGGCTCCCAGAACGGTCCGGGCGGCGGCCCCGGCGTCCCGATGCCCCCGGTGGCCGGCAGCTCGGCCTCCGGCGTCGCGCAGGGCTCCCCGGGCGTCGGCTCCGGCAACAACGGACAGGTGCCGGTCAGCGTCCCGGTCAACGCCTGCGGCGACTCGGTCAACGTGATCGGCCTGCTCAACCCCGCGATGGGCAACGACTGCGTCAACCAGGTCACCCCGGGCCACCCGCTGCCCCCGCCGCCGGTGAGCTCCACCCCGGCGACCCCGCCGACCGTGGCGGGCGTGACCGGCACCCGGACCTCCGCCCAGCCCCCGGCCGCGGCGCCCGCGGCCCCGCAGGCGCAGAACGCCCCGGCGCAGGCCCCGGCGGCCGCGACCAAGCTCGCGTTCACCGGCGTGGACGGGCTGGACGTGCTGGCCCCGGCCGGCCTCGGGCTGCTGCTGGCCGGCGGTCTGCTCTACCGCAAGGCGCGCACCGCGGCCTGACCGCGCGCGGCTGTGCCTCGTGGGCCCCTGGTGTGCCGCGACCGCCCCCCGGTCGCGGCACACCGCTCTCAGTGGCTCACCGGTTCCGGTGGCTCACCAGCTCCGCACCTGCCGGATGATCCGCCGCCGCAGCAGGACCGTTCGGCTGCCGTCCGGGTCGAGCCTCAGTCGGTCGAGCTCCCAGTGGCCGTACTCGGCGTGGTCGGTGAGCAACTGGCGGGCCGCGTTGCGCGAGGTGCCGCGCGGCATGCGCAGGGACTGGTACTCGTACTCGGGCTGCCGGACCTGCTTCGGTGGGGTCAAGGTCGCCTCCTCGGCGTTGTCTGCGGCAAGCCTACGACCTGCCTCTGACGGTGACACCGGTCCGACCGAACCGGAACGCGGCGCCCTGCGGGCGGCACGCCGGGGCCGCCGGCCGTCGTCGCACCACCCGCCCCGCCATCCTCGCCCGACAAGCGAACTGATGCGTAATCAATTCCCGGGGCCGGGAAGTGGAAACGCCACGCTGGGCACAGATGCACACGGTTCGGACATCCCGGTTCAAATTGCCGGGCTTTGGCAAACTGAGACGCCAACCCCTGTGCACCTCGGGCCCCGGTACGGATAGCGTCTGTCCCATGTCTGATGCCGCGCAGCTCACCCGGTCCGAGGTACGCGAAGCCGCCGAGGCGGTCAAGGCCGCCATCGACCGCCATCTGGAAGCGGTGTCCAGCACTCACACCGCAGACGACCCGGCGGTCTTCGCCGCCTACGAGGAGTTGGCTGCGGCCGCGATCCACTACGACCAACTGCTGTACGAGGTCTACGACGAGGTCACCCCGTTCGAGGTGCCGGGCGACGGTGGCCCGGACAGCTACGCGGGGCCGGAGGAGCCGGAAGCGATCAGCGTGCTGATCCGCCGGGACTACCGGATCGCCGATCCGCGCCGGCTGCGCGCCCAGGCCGAGCGCCTGGACGAGTCGCTGGAGGCGGTCGAGCAGCCCGGGCAGGGCGTCACGGCGGCGGTCGGCGTGGTCTTCGGCGAATACGAGCCGGACGAGATCGCCGCCCGGGCCGAGGAGTTCGGCCTGGAGGAGGGCGACGCGACGCTCTGGGTGACGGCCACCGAGCCGGCCGAGCCGGGGGAGTGGCTCTCCGAGCCGTTCGACAGCCCGGACCCGCAGCTGCTGCTCTGCCGCTTCGACGTCAGCGAGGTCTACGACGAGGACGAGGCGGACAGCTGACGGCAGGTGCCGGAAGCACGGCCGAGGGCGCTCCCCGCGACGGGGGAGCGCCCTCGGCCGTTCGCGAGGCCGTTCGCGAGGCCGTTCGCGCGGCAGCTCAGCAGGCCGGCGACACGCCCGACACGCCCGACGTGCCCGACGTGCCCTGCACCTGCGAAACGCCCCGCGCGGCTCAGCCCTGCTGCGCCTGCTCCGCGAGCAGCCCGCGCAGCCGGGTGGTGCGGGGCGCGGCGGGCCGCTCGGCGACGGCCTGCGCCAGCGCGGGCCCGGCCGCGTGCACCACCGAGAGGTGCCGCTCGGCCCGCCCGAACGCGGTGTACACCCACTGCCGGGTCAGCCCGGCCGCGGCCTCCTCCGGCAGCACCACCACGGCGGCCGGCCAGCGCCGCCCCAGCGCCTGGTGCACCGTCAGCGCCCAGCCGTGCCGCAGCCGGTCGACCCGGTCCGGCGCCAGCACCAGCTCGGAGCCGTCGTCGAGCCGCAGCCGCAGCCCGGCCTGGTCGCCACCGGCCACCCGGCCGGGGTGGTTGATCCCGGGCACCGGCGAGTAGACCACCCGGTCGCCCGGGTCGAAGCCGGCGAACCGTCCGGGGCCGGGGTTCAGCCGTGCCTTGGCGGCGGCGTTCAGCGCCCGGGTGCCGCCGGGGCCGCCGTGCCCGGGGGTGAGCAGCACGGTCTGCTCGGCGGGGATGCCGAGCGCGCGCGGGATCGAGTCGGTGAGCAGCTGCACGGCCCGGTGCACGGCCTCGCCGGACTCCCGGGCGGTGAGGATCACCACCTCCTTCTCCGGCGCCTCGACCGCGGTCAGCTCGCCGACGCCGATGCCGGAGACCAGCTCGCCGATCGGCCCGAGGTCGGGGGTGCGGGAGGCCACCACGGGGCAGGCCTTGGCGGCCAGCAGGTCGGCGAAGAGCCGCCCGGGGCCGGCCGACCAGAGCTGGCCGGGGTCGCCGCTGAGCACCAGCCGGGTGCCGTCGGCCAGCGCCTCCAGCAGGGTGGCGGCCTGCTCCAGGTCGAGCAGCGGGGCGTCCTGGACGATCAGCAGGTCGAGCGCGAGGAAGCCGTCCTCGGTGCGGTCCACGGTGCCGAGCAGCTCGGCCAGGGTGACCGACTCCGGCTCGCCGAGCGCCTGGCGCCCGTAGTCGGTCCAGGAGGCGGCCCGGACCCGCAGACCGAGGCCGCGGGCGGCCCGCAGCAGGGCGGCCGACTCGCCGAGCGCGGCGGCGTCACCGGTGTGCAGCACGAGGGGCGCGGCGGCGACGGCCCGCACCAGGGCGGCGGCCGAGGCCGAGCCGGCCTGTTCGGCGGCCCGCTCCCAGTCGATGCCGCCCTGGGCACCGTCCTCCCTGTCGGCGCCCTCGGGGTCGCCGGTGAAGGTGGCGAGCAGTCGGGCCAGCCCTTCGGCGGCCTCCTCCTCGGCCTGGGCGATCCGCTCCAGCGCGAACAGCAGCCGCATCGGCGGCTCCTCGTCCTCGGCCACGGGGCGGGCGCCGGGCCCGGTCTCCTCCTCCTGGTAGGGCAGGATCCGGCCGTCCTCGACGGCGGCCTGCACCGCCTCGTCCGCATCGGGCAGCGAGAACTTCGCCAGGCCGGCCCGCAGTTCGTCGACGGTGAGCGCGGAGTGGCCGCGCAGCGCGGCCTGTTCGAGCAGCCAGCCGGCCAGCGCCCGGCCGCGACGCGGGTCGCCGGGGCCGCCGGCGGGGCCGAGCAGCGCCTGGGCGAAGCCGTCCGCCTGTTCGGGGCGGACCCCGGGCAGGCCGAGCAGCGCCCACGGGTCCTGCTGGAGCAGGGCGGGCGCGTCCTCGCCGAGTGCGGTGAGCGCGGCCTTGGCCAGCCCGTCGGCGGCCGCGGCGGGCGCACCGCCGTGGGTGAGCAGCTGCACGGTGGCGCGCAGCGCGTCCGCCGGAAGCTCCAGCACGGGGGCGGCGGGGGCAGTCGCCTGCTGCGGTTCCGCGGCGGGCCGCTGCGGCTCGCCGCCGGTGGTGGACGCGGGCCCGGTGGCGCGGGAGCGGGCTGACGGTCCGTCGGATCCGTCGCGCTGCTCAACCGCCCGCACGGCCTCGGCGAGCGCGGCCAGCTGGGCGGCCTTGCGCGCCGGGTCCGGTGCGGAGGTGAACCGAGCGGCCTGCCCGGGGGCACCGGCCTCACTTCCAGCAGCAGCCGCCGCCTGCTCGCCTGCCTGCTCGGAGCCCTCGGCCGCCTGCCCGGGGGCTCCGTCGGCGGCCGCACCCCCGTCCGCCTCGCTCCGGGGTTCGGGCACCGGCCCGCCGGCCGGGTCCTGCGTCTGACTCACAGTTCGTTCCAGTCCTGATCGGGGTAGCGGCGCACCGGCGCCGAAATGTCGTCCAGCGCGCCGCGGATCTCATCCGGAAGCGTAAGCGCCTCCACCGACAGGGCCGCCGCCAGCTGGGCCCCGGTGCGGGCGCCGAGCACGGCGGCGGACACCCCGGGCCGGTCGCGCACCCAGGAGAGCGCCACCGCCAGCGGGCTGCTGGCCAGCCCGTCGGCGGCGGTGGCGAGCGCGTCGACGATCCGCCGGGACCGCTCGCCGAGGTAGGGCTGGACGAACCCGGAGAGGTACGGCGAGCTTGCCCGGGAGTCGGCCGGGATGCCGTGCCGGTACTTGCCGGTGAGCACTCCGCGCCCGAGCGGCGAGGAGGCGAGCAGGCCGATCCCGGCGTCCAGCGCGGCCGGCAGCAGCTCGCGCTCGATCCCGCGCTGGAGCAGCGAGTACTCCATCTGGCAGCCGGCCAGCGGCACCCGGCCCGGCACGGCGCGCTGCCAGGTGGCGGCCTTGGCCAGCTGCCAGCCGCTGTAGCCGGCCACCGCCGCGTACCGGGCCCGGCCGGAGCCGACGGCGAGGTCCAAGGCGTGCAGGGTCTCCTCGGCCGGGGTGGCGGGGTCGAAGGCGTGCACCTGCCAGAGGTCCACGTAGTCGGTGCCGAGCCGGCGCAGCGAGGCGTCCAGGGCGGCGAGCAGCCGGCCCCGGGAGGTGTCCACCCGGCGGTCGGCGCCGTGGGCGCCGCCGGACTTGGTGGCGATCACCAGTTCGGAGCGCGGGACCAGACTCTCCATCAGGCGGGCGAGCAGGTACTCGGCGCCGCCGTCGGAGTACACGTCGGCGGTGTCCACCAGGGTGCCGCCGGCGTCGACGAACTGCTTGAGCTGCTCGGCGGCGCCGTCCTCGTCGGTGTCCGCGGTCCAGGTCATGGTGCCCAGCGCCAGCCGGGAGACCCGCAGGCCGGTGTGGCCCAGGTTGCGTTGTTGCACGGCGACAGGACACCCCCTCGATTCGGTGAGTCCGAGCGTAGCCGCCGGTCGGCGCAATGTGACGCGCGCCACGCCTACCGGTCAGTAGCATGCCGGTCGCCGACCCGGCTAGCGTGACCCTGCAACGGCCCCTCGGGAAAGGCGCGCACCCATGCGACTCGGCATCAACCTCGGCTACTGGGGACTCGGCCTGGACGCCGACAACATCGCGGTGGCCCAGGAGGCCGACCGGCTCGGCTACGCGGTCTGCTGGGCCGCGGAGGCGTACGGCTCGGACGCGGCCACCGTGCTCTCCTACGTCGCCGCCAAGACCGAGCGGATCGACGTCGGCTCGGCGATCTTCCAGATCCCGGCCCGCACCCCGGCGATGACGGCGATGACCGCCGCGACCCTGGACACCCTCTCGGGCGGCCGGTTCCGGCTCGGCCTCGGGGTCTCCGGCCCGCAGGTCTCGGAGGGCTGGTACGGCGTCAGGTTCGACAAGCCGCTGGCCCGCACCCGGGAGTACGTGGAGATCATCCGCAAGGCGATGTCCCGCGAGCGGCTGGTCCACCAGGGCGCCAACTGGACCCTGCCGCTGCCCGGCGGCCCGGGCAAGGCGCTGAAGCTGACGGTGCACCCGGTGCGCGAGCGGATCCCGCTCTACATCGCGGCGATCGGCCCGAAGAACCTGGAGCAGACCGGCGAGCTGGCCGACGGCTGGCTGGGCATCTTCTTCTCGCCCGAGCACGCCGACCAGTCGCTGGAGCCGCTGCGGGCCGGCCGGGCCAAGGCGGGCCTGACGCTGGACGGCTTCGACCTGTGCCCCACCGTCAACATCGCGGTCGGCGAGGACGTGGCGGCGCTGGCCGACTCGCTGCGCGACTACGTGGCGCTCTACATCGGCGGCATGGGCAGCAAGGAGAAGAACTTCTACAACCAGCTGGCCCGGCGGATGGGCTACGAGCAGGCCGCCGAGGAGGTCCAGCAGCGCTACCTGGCCGGCGACAAGCAGGGCGCGGCGGCGGCCGTGCCGCAGGAGCTGATCGACTCGGTCTCGCTGCTCGGCGGCACCGAGCGGATCGCCGACCGGATGCGGGCCTACGCCGACGCGGGCGTCACCACGCTGACCCTGGCCCCGGCCGGCTGGACCTTGGACGAGCGGATCACCGCGCTGCGCACCGGCGTGGCCGCCCTGGAGCTGGCCGGCCTGGCCTGACGGCCCGGCCGGGCTACAGCCAGCCCCAGCGCTTGAACAGCCGGTGCAGCACCCCGCAGGCCAGCGCGGTCGCACCGGCGCCCAGCGGGTAGCCGTAGGGCACCGCCGCCTGACGGTCCACCAGCGCGTAGCCGGCCAGCAGCACCGGCGGCACGGCGAGCGCGGCCCAGGCGGTGGCCCGCTGCGCGGTGCTGCCGGGCGTCCCGCGGCGCGGTCCGGCCGGCCGGGCCGCGGGCGGGCGCGCGGTGGCGCCGGCCGGTGCGGGCGGTGGTGCGCAGGCGGCGGCCAGCCGCTCGGTGGGCTCGCGCAGCGCGGGCAGCAGTCCGGTGGAGAGCTCGTGCAGCGGGCCGAGCACCTGGCGGGCCGCGGCGGTCAGCACCCGGGAGCCGGGGCGCTCGGCCAGCGCGGCCAGGTACTCGTCGGCGGTGGCCGCGCAGACCGCGTGCAGCACCGCGACCGGCCCGTGCGCCAGTAGCCGGGGCTGCTGCTCCAGCCGGGCCCGCAGGCCGCGCATCGGCCCGGGCGGTCCGTGACGCACCGTCAGCACGAAGCCCTCGCCGACCAGCAGCACGAGCTGACCGGTGGTCATGGCGGCGCCGTCGCGCTGAACGGTCGTCAGCACCACCAGCAGCGCGTCCGCGAGCCGGGTCACGCCCGGTGCGCGGGGCGCGCGCAGGGCCTGCGCCACGGTCCCGGCGGGCAGCCCGGCCACCGCCCCGACCTGGGTGAACTCGGCCTCGCCGGGGTCCGCGAGGCCGATCCACACGAAGCCGCCGTCGGTGCCCGGGGTGCCGGCGGCGGCGAGCCGGCGACCGTCCTGGTAGCGGGCGGAGTCGGTGATCACGCTTCATTGTGGCCCGGGCGGGGCCCCGGGGCCGGGAACGGCTCGCGGCCACCCCTTAGGCTGGGGGCATGCCCACACTGCTGCTGGTACGCCATGGCCGGTCGACCGCGAACTCCGAGGGGATCCTCGCCGGTTGGACCCCGGGAGTGGAGCTGGACGAGGCGGGCCGGGAGCAGGCCGCCGGGCTGGTCGGCCGGCTCGACGGGGTGCCGCTGGCGAAGGTGGTGAGCAGCCCGCTGGAGCGCTGCCGGCAGACCCTGGAGCCGTTGCTGGCGGCCCGTCCGGAGCTCGGCGAGCCGGCCGTGGACGAGCGGTTCGGCGAGTGCCACTACGGCGAGTGGACCGGTCGCAAGCTCGGCGAGCTGGCCAAGGAGCCGCTCTGGCGCACCGTCCAGGACCACGCCTCGGCGGCGGCCTTCCCGGGCGGCGAGTCGCTGCGCGCGCTCAGCCACCGCACGGTGGCGGCGGCCCGCGAGTGGGACGAGAAGGTCGCCGCCGAGCACGGCGCGGACGCCGTCTGGCTGGCCTGCACCCACGGCGACGTGATCAAGGCGATCGTGGCCGACGCGCTGGGCCTGCACCTGGACCACTTCCAGCGGATCAACGTGGACCCCTGCACGGTCACCGCGATCCGCTACACCCCGCTGCGGCCGTTCCTGCTGCGGATGGGCGACACCGGCACGCTGACCGGCCTGCGGCCCGCGCCCGCCCGCGAGGGCGGCGAGCCGGTGGCCGAGGGCGACGCGGCGGTCGGCGGCTCCACCGGGCGCTAGCCCGCACGCCGTAGGGTGAGGAGGCGCCCGGAGCCCGGAGCAGCCGCCCTGCCAGACCCCGTTCCAGACCCAGTTCTACGTTCTACACAACCGGAGCGAGAGAGTGCCCCGACAGGTCTTCTACTACGACCAGCCCGAGCGGTTCGTGGCCGGCACGGTCGGCCAGCCCGGCTCGCGGGCGTTCTTCCTGCAGGCCAGCGCGCGCGGCCGGATCACCAGCGTGCTGCTGGAGAAGACCCAGGTGGCGGCGCTGGCCGAGCGGGTCGACGAGGTGCTGGACGAGGCGCTGCGGCGCAGCGGCGGCGAGGCGTCGATCCCGGCGGTGGCGCCCGCCGAGCTGATCGACAGCGCCCCGCTGGACCTGCCGCTGGAGCAGGAGTTCCGGGTCGGCACGATGGCGCTGGCCTGGGACGCCGGCGACGGCCGCCTGGTGGTCGAGGCGCAGGCGGCGCTGGAGGAGACCGAGGACGAGGAGGAGCCGGTCTTCGACGACGAGAACGGCCCGGACCTGCTGCGGGTGCGGCTCACCGGCGCGATGGCCCGGGTCTTCGCCAAGCGGGCGCTGGAGCTGGTGGCCGCCGGCCGCAAGCCCTGCCCGTTCTGCAACCTGCCGCTCGACCCGGAGGGCCACATCTGCCCGCGCCAGAACGGGTACAAGCGCTGAACGCCGACCAGCCCGCCGACACCGGCGCCGCGATACCGCAGGCCGACCCGGCCGGCACGGCGGCGCTGGCCGCCGACCCGGCCACCGCGCTGGAGCTGCTGCGCTCCGGCGAGCTCACCGTGCACGGGCAGCTGACCGAGGCCTCCAACACGGTGCTCTACTGCTCCGTCGCGCTGGCCGGGGTGAGCGCGCCCTGCGTCTACAAGCCGGTGCGCGGCGAGCGCCCGCTCTGGGACTTCCCGGACGGCACGCTGGCCGGGCGCGAGGTGGCCGCCTACGAGCTGTCGGCCGCCTCCGGCTGGGCGCTGGTGCCGCCGACCGTGCTGCGCGAGGGCCCGTTCGGCCCGGGCATGGCGCAGGTCTGGGTGGAGCCGGACCCGCAGGCCGGGCCGATCCTCGCGCTGCAGGACCCCGAGGGGCCGGAGCCGGGCTGGCTGCCGGTGCTGCGGGCCGAGGTGGCGGACGGCCGGGAGGCGCTGCTGGTGCACGCCGACGACCAGCGGCTGCGCCGGATGGCGGTGCTGGACGCGGTGCTCAACAACGCCGACCGCAAGGGCGGCCACCTGCTGGCGGCCGCCGACGGCCGGATCTACGGCATCGACCACGGGGTGACCTTCGCCGCCTCCGGCAAGCTGCGCACCCTGCTCTGGGGCTGGGCCCGGCAGCCGCTGACCGAGGAGGCGGTGGCGGTGCTGGAGCGGCTGGCGGCCG of Kitasatospora viridis contains these proteins:
- a CDS encoding recombinase family protein, yielding MSVFGGVSKGERNRVRIRVRSAMGAQARLEGRFLGGRPPYGYTLTDLGPHPHPAKAGDGKRLHGLALDPVTGVTVQRIFREFLAGRGYLAIAERLTADGVPCPSAEDPERNRHRSGIAWSKSAIRVILTNPRYTGRQIWNKQRKDETLLDIEDVTLGFTTTLRWNSREQWIVSDRVVHPQLVDDETFAQAQDIMASRSRTAAPHGGKRASHPYLLRGAFSCSDCRRKMEGHWAHEEAYYRCRFPAEYAQANTIQHPRNIYLRERDVLGPLDHWLAKVFSPHRIDGTIDLLAESAQAPADDQAVRADRAKRTLADCDRKLTTYRAALEAGADPVVVTEWIAQTQEVRARAESELRAVQAARAGQLTRDDVAALVRANTDLVEILRVAEHADRAALYEQPGLMLTYDHGKQKVLVEMNLNQHLASPRGATVCVRGGT
- a CDS encoding M20/M25/M40 family metallo-hydrolase, encoding MSEARVTGESEVAEICRDLIRIDTSNYGDQPGPGERAAAEYVAEQLAEFGLEPQIFESAKGRASTVVRIEGEDRSRPGLLIHGHTDVVPANAEDWTHHPFSGEIADGCVWGRGAVDMKDMDAMTLAVVRDRLRTGRKPPRDLVLAFLADEEAGGTYGARFLVDKHPDLFEGVTEAIGEVGGFSFTVNDKARLYLVETAEKGMHWMRLTVDGRAGHGSMMNNDNAITELCEAVARLGRHEFPLRITKSVRSFLDELSDALGVPLDPENMDETLRVLGGIAKMIGTTLRNTAQPTMLGAGYKVNVIPGQATAHVDGRFLPGYEEEFLAELDAVLGPRVKRESLHHDKAIETDFDGPLVAAMQSALRAEDPIARAVPYCLSGGTDAKSFTDLGIRCFGFAPLQLPPGLDFAGMFHGVDERVPVEGLKFGVRVLDRFIDAC
- a CDS encoding chaplin, with the protein product MNVKKIAAVAVTAGGLMLAGAGVAAANGGAGAQGAATDSPGVVSGNLVQVPVHVPVNICGNTVSVIGLLNPAFGDACFNG
- a CDS encoding chaplin translates to MTAGTVLASTAGYAYAAGADAEGAAAGSPGVGSGNTVQVPVDAPINVCGNTVDVVGLLNPAYGNQCGNSSAPAHHQGGGSQNGGSQNGGSQGGSGSQNGGSQGGGAQNGGSQGGGAQNGGSQNGGGSQNGPGGGPGVPMPPVAGSSASGVAQGSPGVGSGNNGQVPVSVPVNACGDSVNVIGLLNPAMGNDCVNQVTPGHPLPPPPVSSTPATPPTVAGVTGTRTSAQPPAAAPAAPQAQNAPAQAPAAATKLAFTGVDGLDVLAPAGLGLLLAGGLLYRKARTAA
- a CDS encoding DUF5703 family protein; this encodes MTPPKQVRQPEYEYQSLRMPRGTSRNAARQLLTDHAEYGHWELDRLRLDPDGSRTVLLRRRIIRQVRSW
- a CDS encoding AAA family ATPase, translating into MSQTQDPAGGPVPEPRSEADGGAAADGAPGQAAEGSEQAGEQAAAAAGSEAGAPGQAARFTSAPDPARKAAQLAALAEAVRAVEQRDGSDGPSARSRATGPASTTGGEPQRPAAEPQQATAPAAPVLELPADALRATVQLLTHGGAPAAAADGLAKAALTALGEDAPALLQQDPWALLGLPGVRPEQADGFAQALLGPAGGPGDPRRGRALAGWLLEQAALRGHSALTVDELRAGLAKFSLPDADEAVQAAVEDGRILPYQEEETGPGARPVAEDEEPPMRLLFALERIAQAEEEAAEGLARLLATFTGDPEGADREDGAQGGIDWERAAEQAGSASAAALVRAVAAAPLVLHTGDAAALGESAALLRAARGLGLRVRAASWTDYGRQALGEPESVTLAELLGTVDRTEDGFLALDLLIVQDAPLLDLEQAATLLEALADGTRLVLSGDPGQLWSAGPGRLFADLLAAKACPVVASRTPDLGPIGELVSGIGVGELTAVEAPEKEVVILTARESGEAVHRAVQLLTDSIPRALGIPAEQTVLLTPGHGGPGGTRALNAAAKARLNPGPGRFAGFDPGDRVVYSPVPGINHPGRVAGGDQAGLRLRLDDGSELVLAPDRVDRLRHGWALTVHQALGRRWPAAVVVLPEEAAAGLTRQWVYTAFGRAERHLSVVHAAGPALAQAVAERPAAPRTTRLRGLLAEQAQQG
- a CDS encoding aldo/keto reductase — encoded protein: MQQRNLGHTGLRVSRLALGTMTWTADTDEDGAAEQLKQFVDAGGTLVDTADVYSDGGAEYLLARLMESLVPRSELVIATKSGGAHGADRRVDTSRGRLLAALDASLRRLGTDYVDLWQVHAFDPATPAEETLHALDLAVGSGRARYAAVAGYSGWQLAKAATWQRAVPGRVPLAGCQMEYSLLQRGIERELLPAALDAGIGLLASSPLGRGVLTGKYRHGIPADSRASSPYLSGFVQPYLGERSRRIVDALATAADGLASSPLAVALSWVRDRPGVSAAVLGARTGAQLAAALSVEALTLPDEIRGALDDISAPVRRYPDQDWNEL
- a CDS encoding LLM class F420-dependent oxidoreductase; protein product: MRLGINLGYWGLGLDADNIAVAQEADRLGYAVCWAAEAYGSDAATVLSYVAAKTERIDVGSAIFQIPARTPAMTAMTAATLDTLSGGRFRLGLGVSGPQVSEGWYGVRFDKPLARTREYVEIIRKAMSRERLVHQGANWTLPLPGGPGKALKLTVHPVRERIPLYIAAIGPKNLEQTGELADGWLGIFFSPEHADQSLEPLRAGRAKAGLTLDGFDLCPTVNIAVGEDVAALADSLRDYVALYIGGMGSKEKNFYNQLARRMGYEQAAEEVQQRYLAGDKQGAAAAVPQELIDSVSLLGGTERIADRMRAYADAGVTTLTLAPAGWTLDERITALRTGVAALELAGLA
- a CDS encoding CorA family divalent cation transporter produces the protein MITDSARYQDGRRLAAAGTPGTDGGFVWIGLADPGEAEFTQVGAVAGLPAGTVAQALRAPRAPGVTRLADALLVVLTTVQRDGAAMTTGQLVLLVGEGFVLTVRHGPPGPMRGLRARLEQQPRLLAHGPVAVLHAVCAATADEYLAALAERPGSRVLTAAARQVLGPLHELSTGLLPALREPTERLAAACAPPPAPAGATARPPAARPAGPRRGTPGSTAQRATAWAALAVPPVLLAGYALVDRQAAVPYGYPLGAGATALACGVLHRLFKRWGWL